One genomic region from Eptesicus fuscus isolate TK198812 chromosome 4, DD_ASM_mEF_20220401, whole genome shotgun sequence encodes:
- the LOC103286090 gene encoding protein transport protein Sec61 subunit beta-like, with protein sequence MPGPTPSGTNVGSSGRFPGKAVAARAAGSTVRQRKNVSCGTRSAGRMTSAGTGGMWRFYTEDSPGLKVGPVTVLVMSLLFIASVFMLHIWGKYTRS encoded by the coding sequence ATGCCTGGCCCGACCCCCAGTGGCACCAACGTGGGCTCCTCAGGACGCTTCCCCGGTAAAGCAGTGGCCGCCCGGGCGGCGGGTAGCACGGTCCGGCAGAGGAAAAATGTCAGCTGTGGAACAAGGAGCGCAGGCCGCATGACCTCAGCAGGCACTGGGGGGATGTGGCGGTTCTACACGGAAGATTCACCTGGCCTCAAAGTTGGCCCTGTTACAGTATTGGTTATGAGTCTTCTGTTCATCGCTTCTGTATTTATGTTGCACATTTGGGGCAAGTACACTCGTTCATAG